The Candidatus Ozemobacteraceae bacterium genome segment AAATGAGAATGGATGGCTCATTTTTACCGGCGTTCTTCAGGCTGATATTTCCAATATCATCAATGATGTCCGTAAAGAGCGATTTGAACTTGTATCAGGAATGAAAAAATGAAAATATTTGCTGATACTTCGTTCTTCATTGCGGCACTCATCGAAAGTCATCCTCATCACTCAAGAACCATGCCATGGATTGAAAAGCTTTCTCACAAGAAAATAGACCTCGGTGTTTCCAGCCATTCAATTGCTGAGATATTCGCAATCCTTACAACACTCCCAATTGTTCCCAGAATTCCTCCCGGCACAGCATTAGAAATCATTAACAATAACATTATTCAAAATTCTCACGTCATTGAATTGAAAACATCTGACTACTTGAAATGTTTACATTTAGCTACCGAAAGAGGTCTTCACGGTGGAATCATTTACGATATATTAATTGCTTATTGTTTCGATAAATTCAAAGGCGATGGCATTCTCACATTTAATCACAAAGACTTTTTGAGAATCTTACCCGATAAAAAAGAGTTCATAATTGTCCCATAAGGCAACATACCAAAGCGATTGAGCGGATCGTCGGAGGTGATGTTGTCCATCAGGTCGACGGCGGTACCGATCAGTTCGTGCCAATTGGTTATTCCGTCCTCCGACGCCCAAAGAAATTTCGTACGTTATATAATACGCAGGAAAGGGAACGGGAGCAATTGGATTCACGGTTATTTTGATATTTGCTGCCTATTGAGTCCTGCATATCAAAAACCAGCTTCGTGTCTCCGTTCGTGCTGAGCTTGTCGAAGCACGAACAGCCACTTGCCGATGGTTCCTCATTTCGCCCTTCGACAGGCTCAGGGCGAACGGTTGGTTTTCATTCTGCAGGACTCAATAAGAATGCCTTGCCGATAGGGGTCTGCTACGGGGTCCCAACCAATACCAGGCCAACGCCTACATTTCCGGCAACATCTCCTACATCAGCCATAACATTGTTTTCGTATGTTGTGCCGCCCGCCACTTGTTGGCGCGCATTTACGGTCAACACCTTGTTCGTTCCATCCCAGGTATATCCCGAGGGCGGAGTTGCCGAGCCATTCGTCAATGCATTTTCAACTGCCGTTTTGCCGGCAGAAGATATCGGTTCATTGAATACAATCGTTGCCGTTGAGCCTTTCGGGATATTGAACGGCAACGGGGAACCGTCGTTCAAGGTTTTCGTTACAACCGGAGGCGAGTTGTCTATAACGTAAGATATCTTTCCGGTTGCGGCGGAATTTGGATTCCCCGAACGGTCTTTTGAGGTTATCGAGACGGCATAGGTTCCATCGTTATCGGCCGGGACATTCCAGACGTAGGTCCAGTGCTTGTTATCGGTTTTCGTCATGTTGGCGGTCACAAGAGCACCGATCGTGATCGCGGGCGGGGTGGATTCAGAGATTTGATCGGCTTCGGTGAATGTCGCGGTTATTGTGACGGTGTCGGCGTCGCGAACGATCGCATCGGGGTGGTCATCCGACAGGACGACGGTGGGGGCAACCGAGTCGAGGCCGTAGGTCTTCACCACGCTGGCGTGCGTCGACGGGTTTCCCGCAGCATCGATGATCCATGCTTCGATTCCGAGATCACCGTCGATGAAGGCGTTGATGGCGCCCGACACGAAGGTTCCGGTATCGGCCGAACCCGCGCCGGCCGCGATGGCATCGCCCGCCGTCGTGGAGGTATGGGGAGTGGGATTGCTGTCGGAAAGCTTGATGAACAGGGTTCCGGCCTCATTTCCGCCGCCCGTATTGGCGATCGAGACCTTGAAGTTGTTGAACGCAGCCTTGAGAGCGGCATTGATATGGTCCGCGGCATTGCCCGTTCCGCCAAGGTTGGCCGAAATGGCGGGAGAGCTTATCAAGGGTGCCGCCGGGGCGACATAATCGACTACCAGCGTCGGATTAGCCGCCGTGCTCACGACGGGATTTCCAGCAGCATCCTTGAGCCTGACGCTGATCGTGCCGCCGGCGGGGAACTTCGTTTGCACGGCCGCGTTGTTCAGAAGACCGAAGTCGAACGTCACCGTCGAATCACCGGCGGCGATCTCCGTATCTTTCATGGCAGGATCGAAGGAGTTTCCACCGATCAGCAGCTCCGCTTCGCCGCCCGTCGCCTGGCCGGGAGTTATCGTCGCGGCGGCCGTGAGGTTCGTGTTCGTCGTATTCAGGGTATTCGCGACGACCGTCCCGCCGACCGGCGTGAGGGTCACGGCCGTGGGCGCCGCCGGCGTTATATTGTCAATCGTATATACCGTCTTTCCTGTCGCCGGAGCGTTCTTGTTGCCCGCCCGATCCGCGGCCTTGATCGTCACCGTATGATTCCCGTCGCTGCCTGCCGGCACATCCCAGGTATAGGTCCAGTGCAGATTATCTGTCTTCGTCATGGGCGCATCGGTCACGAGCGATCCGATCGAGATCGTCGGAACGGGGGTCTCGTCGATCTGGTCGGCGTCGCTGAACGTTGCCGTGATGACGACGGTGTCGGCGTCACGCACGATCGCATCGGGGTGGTCATCTGACAGGACGACCGTCGGCGACGCGGAATCCAGCGCATAGGTCTTTTCCACGCCGGCAGAAAGCGACGTATTGCCTGCGGCATCCACGATCCAGGCATCGATGACGAGATTTCCGTCGACGAACGCATTGACGGCGCCTGCCGCAAATGTGCCGACATCGGCCGCCGCCGCGCCCGCGGCGATGGCATCGCCCGACGTCGTGTAGACGTGCGGCGTTCCGTTCGCGTCGGACAATCTGATGAACAGCGTTCCCGCTTCGTTCCCGCCGCCGGTGTTGGCGATCGAAACCTTGAAATTGTTGAACGAAGCCTTGAGAGCGGCATTGACATGGTCCGCCGTGTTGCCCGTTCCGCCGAGATCTGCCGTAATGGCGGTCGCGCTGATCTCGGGCGCGGCGGGAGCAATATAATCGACGACCAACGTCGGGTTGCCGACCGTGCTGACGTTCGTGTTTGCGCATGCATCACGGATTCTGACGCTGAACTCGCCGCCCGCGGGGAGTTTCGCCTTCAGGTCATCGTTGTTCAGAATCCCGAAATCGAATGTCACGGTCGTGTCTCCGGCAGCAATGACGGTATCTTTCACGGCCGGGTCGAATGGGTTCCCGTTCAGGAGCAGTTCGGCCTCGCCACCGGTCGCCTCCCCGGCAACGATCGTTGCGGAAGCGGTCAGGTTCGTGTTCGTCGAATTCAGGGTATTCGCCACGACCGTTCCGCCGACCGGCGTCAGGGTCACGGCCGTCGGTTTCGACGGGGGGGTGTTATCGACCGTGTACGTGGTCTTGCCGGTCGCAGGCGTGCAGTTGTTGCCAGCCCGGTCTTTCGCCGCAATCGACACCACATGGTCTCCGTCGTTTAAAGCCGGCACATTCCAGGTATACGTCCAGTGCAGATTGTCGGATTTCGCCATCGCGGCGCCGCTCACAAGGGCACCGATCGTAATCTTCGGAGCCGATGTTTCGTCGATCTGATCGGCCTCGGTGAAGGTTGCGGTGATGACAACGGTGTCGGCATCGCAAACGCGGGCATCCGGGTGGTCATCCGACACGACGACCGAAGGGGCCGTGGAATCGAGACCATACAGTTTCGTCACGGTGTCATGAGCGGAATCGTTGCCGGCCGCATCCGTGACCCAGGCCTCGATGACGAGATTCCCGTCGATGAACGCATCGATGGCGCCAGCCTGGAACGTTCCGGAATCGGCCGCCGCCGCACCGGCAGCAATCGCTTCCCCGGCCGTCGTCCAGGTGTTGGGCATGCCGTTGCTGTCTGACAGCTTGATATACAACGTGCCGGCTTCATTTGCCGGCCCCGTGTTGGCCACCGACACCTTGAAATTCGCGAACGCGGCCTTGAGAGCCGCATTGATATGGTCGGCCGTGTTGCCCGTTCCGCCAAGGTTGGGGGGAATCGCGGTCGCACTGATCACCGGGGCCCCCGGCCCGACGTAATCGACGGTCAGCGTCGGATTGCCGACGGTGCTGACGCTCGTGTTGCCGAAGGCATCGCGCAGGCGCACGCTGAACACGCCGCCGGCCGGGAACTTGGCCTGCACGGCTGCGGTCCCGGCCAGGCCGAAATTGAACGTGACGGTCGTTTCGCCGTTCACGATGCTCGTGTCTTTGACCGGAGGATCGAACGAGGCGCCGTCGAACAGGAGTTCGGCCTCGCCGCCGCTCGCCTGGCCCGCGACGATCGTTGCCGAGGCCGTCAGGTTGGTGTTCGTCGAGTTGAGGGTGTTCGCCACGATGGTTCCGCCGACGGGAAAGAGGGTCACGCCGGTCGGCGCCGCGGGCGGCACGTCGGCGAACCAGATGCTGGTCGCCACCGCGCCCGATTCGTTCCCGGCCGCGTCACGGCATGCCACGCTGACGACATTTTCCCCCGACGTAAGCGCCATGGCATACTGCCAGGTCGTCGCGGACGGGAACGTCACCCCGAGACTCGAACCGTTCACCAGCACTGTCGCCGCATCGGACGGTTTCGTCCCGGAAATGACCTGCGGCGTCACGTTCGTCGGCGTGGTGACGGCATTGATGGTGGGAGCAGCCGGGGCGATTCTGTCATAGACGATGTTCGCCGTCACGACACCCGACTCGTTCCCGGCAGCATCGCGGCTTTTCACGGTAACGGCATTGGCGCCCTCGACCAAAGCAAGCGAATACTGCCAGGACGTCGCGGTCGGATACGTCACACCCGTGGCCGAGCCATTCACCAGGATGGTGACCGTATCCGCCGATTTCGTTCCGGAAATGACCTGGGGCGTCACGTTCGTCGGCGTGGTCACGGCGTTGATGGTCGGATCTGCCGGCGGCGTCGTGTCATCCGGGACGGACACCCGGTTCGGCACGGTGATGGCAGTGGCAGCCAGGTTTGCGTTTCCGCCGTTGTCGGCGACGGCGGCGGCTGGGAGTCCGAGGCCCACGTCTCCGATGACCGTCGGGGTGATCGTGGCGATGAAGACGGTTCCGGGGGTGACGGCGGCAAGGTTCGTGACGGTTCCGTTCGTGACGGTCAGATCGCCGGCGGCGAATCCGGTGATTACCTCGGAAAACGAGATCCGCACCTGGAACGGAGCGTTATCGAACGTTTCGCTCACGAGGGCGGCCAGGGTCGCCGTCGGCGGGGTGAGGTCGGCTTCCGAAGGCGAGTTGATGCCTATGAGCAGGGGGAGGTTGATGGTGCCGGTCGCGCCCCGCGGGTCGGTCACGATGACGCTGATCGTGGCCACGCCCGTGTGGTTCGGGGCCCTGAATGTTTTTTCCTTCGGTGTCGAACCGGCTTCGAGCGTGCCGAGAGTGGTCGACCACTGGTAGAGAAGCCGGTCGGTTTCGCCGGCATCGGGGTCATACCCGTTGGCGGTGACCGCCAGCGTTCCGCCAACGCCCGTCGAACTTGCGATTCCCGACGCGTTTCTCGCGATGAGCGTGCCTGACGGCGGATGATTGGAAGCCGTTCCGGCCATGTCGATCCTGAGATCGACGAATGCGGGCATCACCCCGGAAACGAAGGGGGCGGTGATGACGGCAACCTGGCCCGCCGGACCGGTCTGCACGAGGATGATTTCTTCGTAGATTCCGCCAGGGAGCGGAGGACTGGTGAACGCGCCGTTCAGACCGACGGCGAAAGCTTCGCCCCAAAGTCTCAGGACAGTTCCATACGGCAGATACGCCCCGCTCGTGTCGCGGAGAATGCCGGTGACGTAGTTTTTGGCCGGCTCGAGAACGAGGGATTCGACCACGGTGGTTTCGGCCCCGATCGGCACGGAAACGGGATACGAGCGGGTTTTCTTCACGCCGGACGCGTCGGTGAAACGCGCAACGACCCGGTGCGGCCCTTCGGGAACCCCGTGGAACGCGTATTCGCCGTTCGGGCCGCTGACGGTCCAGAATTGGGCATCAGCGGCGAGATCTTCGATCCAGACCTGGGCGCCCGGGACGCCGACGAGCGTTCCCGCGGCGCGCACCGAAGCCGGCGCGGATTCGTCGAGGACGCGGCCGGAAAGGGTGTTGAGGATGTTGCTGGAGGAGACGGACGAGCCGCCGCCGCAACCGACGCCGATCAGGGCGCTCACGCACACGGCGATGACAAGACCAAGAAGTATTCTAAAGCGCGAAAAAGCGCCGGATCCAGCATTCATATAGCCACTCCAAATGGGTAACTCAAGCTTGCATGCTACCACGATTCCAGACGGGATTCGAGCATGACGCGCCGTTCTTTGTCAGGGATAAAGCAGGCATACGGAACAGGCATCGGCAATCGGCGAGGGATTCCGAACCCCCGGTACGGGGCGGGAGGATCTCGTGCTTCGACAGGCTCACCACGAACGGGTGCGGATCACTGGTCTTTGATGTCCAGCGAATCAATCGTTCGTGCCGATAGGGACGGGCGGGTTTCAAATCCACCCCTACACCACAAATACATCAGATACTACATTATACGCATCCAGGGGGATGGCGCCGGCGGCGAGGAGAGCGCGGTTGCCCGACCAGTCGGGGGTTTCGGCGGGAGGATCGACGACAAACAGCGGCCGGCCGAGCCTGGCGGCCCATTTCGCGGTGATGAGGGAGCCGCTGGCTTCGCCGGCCTGGACGACGAGGACGGCGTCGGCGAGGGCTGCGAGGAGGCGGTTGCGGGTCGGGAAAAAGCTGCGGCGGGGCGGGGCGCCCGGCAGGAGTTCGGTCAGCAGACCGCCGCCGGCGGCGATCTCTTCGATGAGAGAGGCGTTGCAGGCCGGGTAGGCGATATCGATGCCGTTGGCGAGCACGGCGGATGTGCGCATGCCGCTGTCGAGCGCCGCGCGGTGGGCCGCCGCATCGATTCCGAGGGCGGCGCCGCTGAGGATTTCCCACGCGTGGCCGCTCGCACGGGCGCTCGCGGCGACGCCGGCAATCAGGCTTCGCAGGCTTTCGAGGGCTTCAGCCGATGCCCGTCTCGCGCCGACCACGCAGAGGCGGCGGGCCGCGGGCGGCTCCATCCAGGCGCCGCGCATGAACACGACCGGGGGCGGCTCGGTGAGATCGAGAAGGCGGGCCGGATACCCGGGGCCGCCCGCCCAGGCGGCGGTGGCCCCGGCGCAGCGGGCGCGTTCCGCCCAGCCATCGACGGGGCCGGCCTGTTTGGGCTTCTCCCCTGCCCTGCGGCCGGGCCGGGAGGTTTCCGTCGCGGTCCATGCCGCGAGCGCCGTCGAAGGTAGACCGTGTTCCCGAATCAGGTCGATGAATCCGCGCGCCCCCACCCCCGGCAGCCGGCTCAGGATGACAGCCGCCTCGAGCTCCGCAGCCGGCTGGATCACGAGCGGACAGGTCCGCCGACCGTCACGATGACGACGGTGATGTCGTCGGCCTGCGGCCCGGGTTTGACGATCCGTCCATGCCATTCCCGGATGGCGCGCTCGGTCGATTCGGCGTCATCGCGCATCAGCCCGGGAAGGGCATCGATGAAACGATCGTAATTGACCGGCTCTCCGTCGATCGCCACCGCCTCGATCAGGCCGTCCGTATACAAGACGAGGCGGTCGCCGGCCTCGAAGGCGAACTCGGTCGGCGCGAGGCGGTTGCGCTTCGAGGCGCCGAGCGGAAACGCCCGTTCCCCCTGGATCTGGATGACGGTCTTCCCCCGCACCACGAACGGGTCGTTGTGACCGGCGTTCGAGAAGGCCATGCGCTTCTTCTCTCCGTCGAGAAAGCCCATGAAGCACGACATGATCCGCTGGCGCTCGAGCACTTTCAGAAGCGTCGTGTTGATGCTCGCCAGAATGACCGCGGGGTCGGCCGACTGGCTCACCATGTGCGCCACGAGGGACTTGGCCATCGCCATGACCATCGCCGCGCCCACGCCGTGGCCCGAGACGTCGCCGATCAGGACCATCAGCCGGCCGTCGGGCATCGGGAAGAAATCGTAATAATCGCCGCCCGTCTGGGTCGCCGGCACGCAGGAGCCGCAGACCCCGAACGGCGGCAGGGAGAGCGACTTTTTCGGGAACAGGCTTTCCTGGACGATGCGTGCGACTTCGAGGTCGGCCATGCCTTCCATCATCTCGTTGAATGTCTGGGAAAGGTCACCCAGCTCGTCCCGGTCGAGGATCGGAAGCCGCTTCTCAAACTCGCGCCGGCGCAGCGACGCCACGCCCTCGGCGAGGTTGCCGATCGGCTCGAGGAATTTGCGGGCCAGAAGCGTGCCGACGGTGGCCCCCGTCAGCAGGATGGCCAGACTGACGATACCCACGGCCCACTG includes the following:
- a CDS encoding PIN domain-containing protein: MKIFADTSFFIAALIESHPHHSRTMPWIEKLSHKKIDLGVSSHSIAEIFAILTTLPIVPRIPPGTALEIINNNIIQNSHVIELKTSDYLKCLHLATERGLHGGIIYDILIAYCFDKFKGDGILTFNHKDFLRILPDKKEFIIVP
- a CDS encoding Ig-like domain-containing protein; the protein is MNAGSGAFSRFRILLGLVIAVCVSALIGVGCGGGSSVSSSNILNTLSGRVLDESAPASVRAAGTLVGVPGAQVWIEDLAADAQFWTVSGPNGEYAFHGVPEGPHRVVARFTDASGVKKTRSYPVSVPIGAETTVVESLVLEPAKNYVTGILRDTSGAYLPYGTVLRLWGEAFAVGLNGAFTSPPLPGGIYEEIILVQTGPAGQVAVITAPFVSGVMPAFVDLRIDMAGTASNHPPSGTLIARNASGIASSTGVGGTLAVTANGYDPDAGETDRLLYQWSTTLGTLEAGSTPKEKTFRAPNHTGVATISVIVTDPRGATGTINLPLLIGINSPSEADLTPPTATLAALVSETFDNAPFQVRISFSEVITGFAAGDLTVTNGTVTNLAAVTPGTVFIATITPTVIGDVGLGLPAAAVADNGGNANLAATAITVPNRVSVPDDTTPPADPTINAVTTPTNVTPQVISGTKSADTVTILVNGSATGVTYPTATSWQYSLALVEGANAVTVKSRDAAGNESGVVTANIVYDRIAPAAPTINAVTTPTNVTPQVISGTKPSDAATVLVNGSSLGVTFPSATTWQYAMALTSGENVVSVACRDAAGNESGAVATSIWFADVPPAAPTGVTLFPVGGTIVANTLNSTNTNLTASATIVAGQASGGEAELLFDGASFDPPVKDTSIVNGETTVTFNFGLAGTAAVQAKFPAGGVFSVRLRDAFGNTSVSTVGNPTLTVDYVGPGAPVISATAIPPNLGGTGNTADHINAALKAAFANFKVSVANTGPANEAGTLYIKLSDSNGMPNTWTTAGEAIAAGAAAADSGTFQAGAIDAFIDGNLVIEAWVTDAAGNDSAHDTVTKLYGLDSTAPSVVVSDDHPDARVCDADTVVITATFTEADQIDETSAPKITIGALVSGAAMAKSDNLHWTYTWNVPALNDGDHVVSIAAKDRAGNNCTPATGKTTYTVDNTPPSKPTAVTLTPVGGTVVANTLNSTNTNLTASATIVAGEATGGEAELLLNGNPFDPAVKDTVIAAGDTTVTFDFGILNNDDLKAKLPAGGEFSVRIRDACANTNVSTVGNPTLVVDYIAPAAPEISATAITADLGGTGNTADHVNAALKASFNNFKVSIANTGGGNEAGTLFIRLSDANGTPHVYTTSGDAIAAGAAAADVGTFAAGAVNAFVDGNLVIDAWIVDAAGNTSLSAGVEKTYALDSASPTVVLSDDHPDAIVRDADTVVITATFSDADQIDETPVPTISIGSLVTDAPMTKTDNLHWTYTWDVPAGSDGNHTVTIKAADRAGNKNAPATGKTVYTIDNITPAAPTAVTLTPVGGTVVANTLNTTNTNLTAAATITPGQATGGEAELLIGGNSFDPAMKDTEIAAGDSTVTFDFGLLNNAAVQTKFPAGGTISVRLKDAAGNPVVSTAANPTLVVDYVAPAAPLISSPAISANLGGTGNAADHINAALKAAFNNFKVSIANTGGGNEAGTLFIKLSDSNPTPHTSTTAGDAIAAGAGSADTGTFVSGAINAFIDGDLGIEAWIIDAAGNPSTHASVVKTYGLDSVAPTVVLSDDHPDAIVRDADTVTITATFTEADQISESTPPAITIGALVTANMTKTDNKHWTYVWNVPADNDGTYAVSITSKDRSGNPNSAATGKISYVIDNSPPVVTKTLNDGSPLPFNIPKGSTATIVFNEPISSAGKTAVENALTNGSATPPSGYTWDGTNKVLTVNARQQVAGGTTYENNVMADVGDVAGNVGVGLVLVGTP
- a CDS encoding DNA-processing protein DprA; the encoded protein is MIQPAAELEAAVILSRLPGVGARGFIDLIREHGLPSTALAAWTATETSRPGRRAGEKPKQAGPVDGWAERARCAGATAAWAGGPGYPARLLDLTEPPPVVFMRGAWMEPPAARRLCVVGARRASAEALESLRSLIAGVAASARASGHAWEILSGAALGIDAAAHRAALDSGMRTSAVLANGIDIAYPACNASLIEEIAAGGGLLTELLPGAPPRRSFFPTRNRLLAALADAVLVVQAGEASGSLITAKWAARLGRPLFVVDPPAETPDWSGNRALLAAGAIPLDAYNVVSDVFVV